A DNA window from Anastrepha ludens isolate Willacy chromosome 6, idAnaLude1.1, whole genome shotgun sequence contains the following coding sequences:
- the LOC128868931 gene encoding U7 snRNA-associated Sm-like protein LSm10, translated as MQKASAKETFLVTNTLNCLPFLLDGYSVLIDLRNEISVAGRIDASGTDGFMNIHLTEVVLIDRNGLQYPFEEFMVRPRMIRQIHIPSHIEAERAIRDWLDHGRKPIRKIPLQRKGKMTFKQKRAETRHKEVLSEIEKSKQKQSSGT; from the coding sequence TTGTTACCAACACTCTCAACTGTTTACCATTTCTATTAGATGGCTATTCCGTATTAATAGATTTACGGAATGAAATTTCTGTAGCCGGTAGGATTGATGCTTCTGGAACGGATGGCTTTATGAATATTCACTTGACTGAAGTCGTATTGATTGACCGCAATGGACTACAATATCCCTTCGAAGAGTTCATGGTACGACCACGCATGATACGCCAAATCCACATACCTTCTCATATAGAGGCTGAAAGGGCGATTCGCGATTGGTTAGATCATGGACgcaaaccaatcagaaaaattccACTACAACGCAAAGGAAAAATGACTTTCAAACAAAAGCGCGCCGAAACACGACACAAGGAAGTGCTGAgtgaaatagaaaaatcaaaACAGAAGCAAAGTAGCGGGACCTAA